A DNA window from Jaculus jaculus isolate mJacJac1 chromosome 1, mJacJac1.mat.Y.cur, whole genome shotgun sequence contains the following coding sequences:
- the LOC101615439 gene encoding 60S ribosomal protein L10-like translates to MGRRPARCYGYCKNKAYPKSCFCRGVPDAKIRIFDLGRKKAKVDEFPLCGHMVSDEYEQLSSEALEAACICTNKYMIKSCGKDGFHTRVRLHPFHVIRINKMLSCAGADRLHKVMQGAFGKPQGTVARVHIGQVIMSIRTKLQNKEHVIEALRRAKFPGRQKIHISKKWGFTKFNADEFEDMVAEKRLIPDGCGVKYIPNRGPLDKWRALHS, encoded by the coding sequence ATGGGCCGCCGCCCCGCCCGGTGCTACGGGTATTGTAAGAACAAGGCGTACCCAAAGTCTTGCTTCTGCAGAGGTGTCCCTGATGCCAAGATCCGCATCTTTGACCTGGGGCGGAAGAAGGCAAAAGTGGATGAATTCCCACTTTGTGGCCACATGGTGTCAGATGAATATGAGCAGCTCTCCTCTGAAGCCCTGGAAGCTGCCTGTATTTGTACCAACAAATACATGATAAAAAGTTGCGGCAAAGATGGCTTTCATACTCGTGTGCGACTCCACCCTTTCCATGTCATCCGCATCAACAAGATGTTGTCCTGTGCTGGGGCTGACAGACTCCACAAAGTTATGCAGGGTGCTTTTGGGAAGCCTCAGGGCACAGTGGCCAGGGTTCATATTGGCCAGGTCATCATGTCCATTCGCACCAAGCTGCAGAACAAAGAGCATGTGATTGAGGCCCTGCGCAGAGCCAAGTTTCCTGGCCGCCAGAAGATCCACATCTCAAAGAAGTGGGGCTTCACCAAGTTCAATGCAGATGAATTTGAAGATATGGTAGCTGAGAAGCGGCTCATCCCTGATGGCTGCGGGGTCAAGTACATCCCCAATCGTGGTCCCCTGGACAAGTGGCGAGCTCTGCACTCATGA